Genomic segment of Pelmatolapia mariae isolate MD_Pm_ZW linkage group LG6, Pm_UMD_F_2, whole genome shotgun sequence:
cacacacacacacgcacgtacAGCTGGCCAGTGAAAACATCAGTGAGACAGGCAGGAAGCAGCAGACTGATGGAGAGGgacagaatacatttttaaaactcagATAACGGCATTCAGGACGTACAAAACAGGGCGTTTTCTTTAATATGGAGAAAACACGTTAATACACTATATGAGATACTGAAATTTGCTTGTTGCTCAATACCATTAGGTGTGATAAGTGATTTTCATTTGACATCTGAAGCTCTCTGGTTTCACGCCTGACTGAACGTGTGAACGTTTATCCGTTCAAAGACTacggagaaaaaaatattttcaatcaCAAACCCATTTATCCTCCTGCGCCTTTTTCACTGTTCACCAGTTTGACTTCTATTTCTGTACAGATGAAGACACTCCTTACTTATCATAGTAACTGCACAGCAGTAGGCGAGCTAACCCATTTTTCTTCACAGTGGAGAAGTAGCGGTTCAGGTAAAAGGCTGCATGTATGTAATGTTTTCATCTGTGTAAATTGCTTCTCTCTCAGCTTTAAAATCAGGTTAAAAAATATTTGAGGCAATTGTACTCAAAGGTAAACCTCACTCTTTGACAGACAAACCATTAAATAGcagaatagattttttttcacttcataaAACACCATATAACAATTGTTATTTCACTTCCCTGacacttcaagaacagtttaaaaaaaacaaaaaacaaatacaactgGAACGATGTTAAATATACATAACCGTGTAAAATacagaagcaaaaaaacaaaaacaaatttttttttttaatcacacactATAAAAATAAGTTATTGAAGGAGTAGGTGTGATGCAACCACAAAGGCCTTCAGCAGAGTTTCACATATTTGCTACTTTGCCTGATGACCTGAATACACAATGCAGTGTGTGAGGTTAACCATAAAACTTCCTCATCTCGTTGGTCACTTTATCTGCAACAGGCTGCACAGACCAAAAATAAAGACACAGAGGTCTGCTCAGAAATATGTCGCCAACGTGAACTCTGCCAAAGTGCAGTTTAGCAAATGATCTAACACATCTGCAGGGCTGGAGCTGAACGATGAGGGCCGGGGAGGACAAAGACTTTACGATTTGAGAAAGAGTGCAGTTACTCACTGTGTCATCACCCGCTTCAGCCTGAAATCAAACACGTATCAAAGTCATATCCATGAAATAGGGAACGTTATATTACCTCGTCACATACCTACACAGCACACCACACACTAGTTCACGGCTACACACACGTGCCTAGTAGctagagaaaaaacaaagctaTTCAGTAGTTAAGCCACTTTTGGTACAATTGCAAAATAGAGAGATACTGTATATCAAACAGATTTTGTTataccttttttttgttttgtttttttatacatGTCATTACAAACGATGCAAAGATAATTGTCTTTATAAAAATCCAGACTCCACCATACATAGACAAAGATTCTTTAAGTATAGATCACCACGTAAGACTACTTTTTATGGTAAAGCCCGCGTGAAATATGTGAAATTCAGAGAAATGTTTGTCACCCATGCCCGCTGACTGCACTGTCAGAAATCACAGTTGCAGTTTGCAGTTGTAAGTTTTGCGGGtaaaagcaagaaaagaaaagaaaagaaaagtgcaaCCCAAACTGCTCTGATTTGAGGCAAAGGTTTTCCTGCAGGTGTTGTTACCTACAGCAGAATTTGTTTATAACAGACAAAAGTATTTTATGCAAAAAACTCCAAAATAAgacccaaaaaaaccccaagaatAAAATTCaggctcttttttttgttgttgctaattttccttttttcttttcacttaaaGAGGACCTATTGTGCTTTTTCTTACTTTCTAAATATGTATACATTATCATGGACAAataacaaatagaaaaaaaaccccaacaacctgTGAGTGAAACGCACAGATGAGAATGCTCAGCTTTAGACTGTTTTTCTACTTCTGGCCCTGTATGATGTCAGTGACAGCAGGTTCCCCTGGTAATGGCCATGTCAGGCACATAGTTTGGACTGTGAGTACAGACAAAGATCTTCTATTTAggaggagcagccaatcagaatacaGCCTAATGAAAAGGGAATGGAGCTATAACTGAACTGAGGGGCTGCATAAAGGACCAGTATCAGATAAACAAGCATTATTTTCAActctgaatcatgcaaagccacTCTATGAAACCATGTTTTGAATGTTCTCAACTCATTGTCAATCCTTCTGCTTACCAGAAGGTTGCCTTAAAAGGGTGAAGAGCTAAAGCAGCTCATTTCAGACACAGAAATGACCTGAAGGGCTGCATCAAGGACTAGTGTTGAATAAATAGGGATCATTTTGCACTGAGAATTATGCAAAGCTTCtctagagtccaagaataaaaatatagagaTGCAAACGAGCAGAATAGGTCcactttaaacaaatgacttGCCAAGGTACATAACTGTTAATAATCATCATCGTCATTACTTGCTATTACACAGCTTAAATAACAGTGTACGGGGAGAGTTAAATGCTGTCACTAGCTGACTCCTGATTGGTCAGTTTATGCTATAAAGCACAAGCATACGCAACACACCTACACTGAATCTCCACCATCCTTCCACAAGTTATCACATTATTTGTTCATCAGTTATCCTTTTGACTTCTTCTCTATGCATATCATTAGGAGAAAAAGGCACTTGCCCTTCCAAATGTCTTGAATAATAAACTTTGAAGCAAAACTCAAAGAGGCTTTTATCTTCATATGACCATTTCCCTGAAAATTCCCACACTAAAATAAGGTCAGCGAATTAAATAACGTCATCTCCTTTTCCTATAATATGTTTTGGTAAATATTAATTGCCTACCCCCTCCTTTTCCCTTCCTCCTTTCATAAAATTCAGGAAGTACTGCATGTAATAATGGAAGCCAGTTGGAGTTGAAAAATCGAAGGACAGAGAAAAGAGTAGGTAAGAGAACGCGAGAGTCTGACTTGAAAGTAAAAAGAccataagaaaaacaaatcaaaaatacaGCTACCCAAATATAGCAATACCAAAACGAACACGCGCCACAGAATTTCACAGAATTCCTGATATATAACAATTCACACACAGAGAATACACCTTGGACCTCATGTGAATGACAACACAGTACAAAACAGTAGAAATACAGTTACCACCattgtataatatatatatctTCTATAGTACTTTTCTGAAAAAAGTTCTTGGCTAGGTGGAACAAGATGGGGCTTCTCTGCAGCCACTCAAATCAGCAGGTCACATTAAAATCAATGATTTCCATAGAACTAATCAAGAATAAATGCTCTGATTCTCATATGTGTTTAGGATTGTTTGATGATGTACCaaattatttcagttttatacattttattttgatcaGGCACCTCTTCAAATCTGTGTGCAAATTCGTGACATGGTTATTATGTACTTACTTAAAGAGATTCACCAGCACTGAGCACCGAAAACCAAATGAAAACTGTTGGAATTTTCTCATTTTGAGTATTTACAAATGTCAGATTATTTTCTTGATCAGGAATAAGACAGTTTTCAAATTATTTGGGATTTCCGGGTCTTCAGTGCCCATAGGAACCCTGTGTATTTGTCCTGCATTGGTACAAGAGTCCTCCTCCGCTTCCATCCTTTCCTTCATCTGCACTGATCAGAAGTGATGACGTGACAGGAGCGTGCCGTGGCGATGCAAGCGAGGCCGCCCGGCTGTTTGTCCGTCAGTGCAGATGGAGGAGGAGTCCGGCAGAGGGGAAGATTGACTCAGATGCAGCTAAGCTCCATCCTGATGCACCTTCATCTCCCTTCCCTTCCCTCAAGACCGTGTGTCTGTTTTTGACTTCACTATTGTAATCACGCTCGTCGCCGTCGCCACCTTCCCTGGGATGAGCGGCCCGATGACCGATGACGccacccctccccctccccctccagccCTGACCCCGACCCCGACAGTGGGGCTTCGTGCCACAGTCCTGGCGAAGGTCTGTAACGCCTCGTACTTAGACCTCAGAGCGTCCAGCTCAACGCGCATCGAAGCATTCTCATTGGCCAGTTTGTCCACCTCCTGCTGCAGCTGAGCCTTCTGCTTCTCCAACTCCTCCTTCTGGGTGACACGCTTCACCCGGCAACTGGCGGCGTAGCCACGATTCTTCAGGGTGCGCCGCCGCTGTTTCAGTTGCAGGATCTCTTCTTTGGAGAGCCCTCGGAGGTGCTGGTTCAGCTCCCGCACCGACATGGTCACCAGCTCCTCGTCTGTGAGGCTGGTGCCATTCTCGCCCGGCTCACGCTTCACCTGCAGGACacaggaaaaagagagaagtgagagagagaaagcagcaATGAGTTGACTGTAAAAAGCCCCGCCCGAAACCTTTAAGACCTCATATTATCTGTTATTGCCAGGAAATGTTTATGTGGCCTGAACATTCAGACCTGTATCAGACTCTTCAGTGGCCACATGTCATCCTGCCAACCCAGAAAACCGAGATTTAGAAGAAGTGGCAGCTGTTGTGCTTTAAGCCAAACCATGACCTTTCTCTAAACTTAATTACCATTAAAGGTGGCTTGGTTAACAACATATTGAAAATAATTCACGTGTTAAATCTGTAACATGATTTAACCAtccacatttcaaacagtggtTTGTGGTTTACCGACTTCTAAATCCTGGAGAACCCAAGCTTAACCCCAACAAACTCAGGCCCTTGgagtttttattaaattgttATCCTAAGTGTTGACAATCAgggaacaaagaaaataatcatcCTGCCATGCACTGTTTTGCTTTCTCCAAACTACTGGGTTAGGGTTACCACATATGATGACTCAGGCCTCAGTTAAGAGGTGAAGTCATTCCCTCCACCACCAAACCCTCAAGCCTGCAAATGTAGACTTTGTCATGCTTTAAAATGGGAAAATATTTCTTGTACAAAGACACAAATGAGTACATGCAGCActggaaagatttaaaaaacaaaaaccccttCATTACTGCATGAATTCAGGGTTAAACTTTGATTTAATCATCACAGTTTGGATTCCTCCATCAGCTGATGCAAAGGTCAGCAGATGACTGTGGTGAATGGCAACAGACATAAATGGACCCGGATCACCCTCTGTATCACGTCCTGGACAAGCAGCAGaggactttgtgtgtgtgtgtgcgtgtgtgtgtgtgtgtgtgcgtgtgtgtgtgtgcgtgtgagagagagagaccatgTATTcctatctttgtggggaccaaaaattggaagttCACTATATTTGTGGGGACCAGCAGCCCttatggggaccaaaatcctggtccccacaagtttgaaggcatttttgagactcaaaatgtggttttagtgagGGCTAGTAAGGATTAGTAAGGGTTAGGGACTCatttaggcattcatttttgatggttcgGGTTAGGGTGAgaggctagggaaagcattatgtcaattcgATGTCCCCACAAGATATGAATaccacacgtgtgtgtgtgtgtttcttttcaagctccttatTCAATTACATTTAgatgtttaattattttgtcaCAGGTTGTGTTTAATGGTTTTAGTAATTTTATTTTGGATAAATTCAAAGAAGAGTTTTTAGAAGTAGAATAGGAGGTCCCTCTCCCATGTAACCAGCTCCTAGATCCCaggactggatcaggtgaccctgaaccatcccttagttatgctgtgaGAGTCAGGCTGCTGGAGGGACTTCCCAGCATTGAGCATATGTTTTTCATGCCTCGTGTGTTTATCCCACTACAACATGTGAATGATGTTTTTCTTCTCTACCctgtagtttgtgttttgttctcctTGTCTGTGATATCTCTGCGCTCTCTTTTTGACTCTTCTTTTCCCTCCTCACCTTCCCATCTGCTTATTTAAATTCAAGTTCATTTACATAATCCTTTAAAATGACTGCCCAGAGGCATTTCAAAAAGCCCAGAGGTGTGCCTTCCTTCTAGCATCATTTTGGCTTCAGATgggcattttttaaattctgcgGTCCTGTGAGaaagttttcttttctcatttgatCTTTGACCTCAAACTGTACTGAGTTTGGGGTAGGTAATCACTAAAGGAGAAGCATAAGAAGACAAAATTGTCCATTAGTGATAGGGGTATTGATTTTGATTGTGGTCTCTCTatgctttccttttttctctgcTTTCCCCTCACCCAATCTCAGCAGATAACGGCCCCTCCTTGAGCTTTGTTCAGCCACAGTAAACTTCCTGTCAAAAGGCGTTCTTCCTCTCTGCATCACCACCTCATATGGGATTGTCTCTCTAATATCTTGGGGTTTTTCCCTTACAATATAAATGGCATTGTGAATAAATATGAAATGAGTATTTACTGGTGTATCAGCATCCCTTAGTTATGCCGTCataggttcaggctgctggggACTTCCCGTGACCTGAGCACTTCTTCCCACTGCCATGCATTTATATGCCACTGCTGCATATCATTATCTTTAATCTACTACTTTGTGTTTTTCCCGTATGTTGTTATGGGCTCTGtgtccttttgttttttctcttctctttcccctcattCTCCGACCTTTAAGGGTAGATGTCTACTTCTTTCTGGGCCTGGTTCTGCTAGAGGTCTCCCGTTAAAAGTTTTCTCTTCCCAAAGTTGCCGAGTCCTGCTGTTAGTGAACCAGCTGATCGTTTCATTTCTCTAGaatattgtagggtttttaGCTTACCCtatataactaaaataaaattgaaacatGCACCTGCTTACCTTCAAGGCTTTATTTCCTTTGTTAGTCGTCGTCATGCCACAAGAGCCTTGCTCTTCTGAATGAACCTGTGGAGATGCAGGAGAGCACAATACATAAGCAGAGAaacatcacagaaaaaaaaaaacattaaaatagaCTGTGTTTAAGGACACCCTCTCTTCTAAcagtcaattaaaaaaaaattgcagacCAATACCTACCAAGAGGAGTGGAGACATGGCAAATCTATATCTACTATGTTGTGGGAGCATGTTCCACTGTTGTATCGGGGTGAGATTGTATGAGTGAAAGTGACAGAAACTTTTCTTAGAATTTTcctgacttcctgtttccttgTGGTTACACTGACATTGCCCACTACCTTTGTGTTGTTGAGCTCTTATTGGCTGGCTTTCTGCCAATAGGAATGAAATGAGTGTGAGTGAAGAGGAAGTGGTAAAAACTGTGGGAAGGACTCCAGGGGAAAACCAACTGTTAGAAcgtccacacaaacacacacacacacacacacaaatatacacacacacacgcacgcacacacgcacgcacacacgcacacacacacgcacacacgcacgcacgcacactcaAACATTCTCCGTACCAAAGATGAGCAGAAAACAGATATAGACCTACACCTACTGGggataaaaatgaaatcattgaTGCCTTTGCACCAAAGTGGAAACGAGACAAAAAAGAATGGAGATACAAATGTGTGAATCAGAAGTCAACAAAGACCGAGCGTGGAAACGCAAAGGATGAGATCAGCCCTTAGAGCGCACGGCTCCATGATGAGCATCTCCGCAAGCTCTCAATGAGAATCTTTGTTTGGtgacctgtgtgtttgtgtgtgttcataaaGGGCGGCTATTGTAGCTGGTGCTGAGCGATCATCATGAGACCAGTCATGATGACGCAGCAGATTCTGGATCTCACTCCCTCCCTTCTCTCCTGCAACATAAATTTCTGATCTCCTCTCTTGACTTTTTGTTCTTCCCTTCTTTCCTTTAAGGGGAGGACAATACAAGATATGGTTGTCAATCACGAGTCATTAGCCAATAAGCATGCAGCATCCCTCAGATTCAGAGTCAAATCAAGCCCGAGGTCATCATATccattttaaaaacagagacTGCAATGGCGATAATTCTCAGATTAAAGCCTCACAAGGGGACCTTACAAAGCAATGGATGATGTAAAAATTTACGTCAGTCTTAAAGCCcccaaatcacacacacacacacacaaaaaccccacTCAAAGTGTCACAATCCAGAAAGGTTTCTTTATTAACGCTGACTATTATTGTCACGGGATATATCACAGATGAATGTTGCCTTTCATTTACCTCAGAAGTCGTAGTTGTAGAAGTTGGAATTTTAGGTCTATGATGTAGGAGAGCAGCCGAAAGAAGAAGACAGCGTAGAATAACAGAAACAAGAACTGGTACCCTGGATGACTCAGAAAGAATCCCAGATAAAAGATTAGCCTTGTAACAAAGGAGACCTTTCATATTTTGACCAGCCACCTATCCTATCTTATGGTGATATAAGTTGAAAGTACCCTGAAATGTACTTTTTGAAGTTTTCTCCAGTGAATTATCAGAAAACAGATCAAAGATCCAGGGTCTATGATATATCCCCCTGCTATTGATGCTTAAAGTtgtagaaaaaaatgttttcatttagaCTAGAATCATTTGGAGTGGTTATAAAATGGATTTGGTTGCAGTTTTCAACAAcgcttaaatgtgtttttcagtccTGTCTTATGTGGTTATTTCATGTACTCTTAGTTAGGAGGGCTCAAATAtgctggaaaacaaaacagctttaGATCCACCCCTATGTACTCTGAGGGCCTGTAACTCAAACGTAACAGTTTCACAGTATGGTGGTTTGCATCATTTCATTATAATAAAGCTATTCTGCGGGGGTCAGGTGGAAACTTTTCTCACTGGACTAATTTCTACGAAGGCGTTATCACACCTTTCTTAGGTGTGATGACATTTAAATGATACCGGGCAACACgactcttttcattttttctatCGAAAGACACCAAATGTGTTAGTGAGCCTCCCTCACAATGCATCACTGCCTGCCTGTCTGTTTGTGAGGGGGCTTCAGTGTTTGTGCATGCACTGCCACAAATCCTACAGATATAAATAGCTGCAgatcaaagaaaaaacatacaaataattatgcatgcacacacacacacaaaaaaaacatgtcaaatgCACAGCAAGTTAAAAAACCTGTTTAAAACTCAAGGAAGTGGTGAAGAATGAAAAAAtactaacaaaaacaaaaaaacaaaaacgcgcAATAACATGTGAGATTTAATCCGATGCAGAAATGGCACAGCTTCATTTAAAGCATTTGACTTCAGCACTTAAGGTTCTTCTTAATGAGCTACGATCAGTCAGTTAAACACAATCTTTTATTAAAGAGCTTCTTCTCGAGAGCTGAATGTGCCGCTgcactcttctgtttttttaggATGCAGCCTCCCACAGCTGAGGTGCACGCTCGCACAAAAGATGAATCAAAGACATGAAGACTGAGGTTAGCTGCTGGGGGTTGGGTTGATGCAAACAGAGGGGGCATAAAGGGGGCTGTTTCCCTGACAGGCACTGGTTTATTTCCcttgtgccccccccccccccccatcctcCATCTACATAGAAACAAAAAGCATGCTgccaaacacatacacacacactaccCTGCTGCCATGCCAGCGGggcacaataaaacacacatgtAAAATGGTTGACTGCGAGTACACAAGCGTTTTAAACAATGTCGTACTTGCATACTGCAGAGGTTTGATACCACATTTAATGTCGTaattaaaagcactttaaaagGCACTTTAGATGTTTATACACGCAACATAAAAGGTTGgcatggtggtgcagtggttagcaccatCAAGTCACAGTAAGAAGGTTCCTTGTTTGAATCTTTAGGGCAGCTGGagtgtttctgtgtggagtgTACTGGCATCCTCCCACAATTCAAAgcagttaggttaactggtgatccTGTGTTGGCTATAAATTTGTGGCTCATAGACATTTATAAATCAGTTTTCCACTTTATAAATGACAATTAATTTCCAAAAAAGTGCCAGGTCTATTCTTGATTCATTCCGCTCTATCACAACACCACCGAATGTAATCAGATTTATAAACCATAATCAGGAATAACAGCAATAACCAAACACTGAGGAATTACAAGCAGTGTCAAAAGACACAGTATAAACCCCCAGAACTTCATcactttactttttgttttatgttttttttttgtttgttttttttttaacattctgtatacacctggaaaaaaaagtgtgtaaaactgcaaaaccactagaaaaaaaaaaaacagtgataaAAAGTTTTGGTGCAGCGCTCAACACTAATTATGATTAGATGAGGAGTCTTTTTCCTGGCTCTTTAAGGGTGACTGCATACATAAGCATCATTTATCTGCAAACAGGTAAATCAGAGTCTGCGTTACCTTGTGTCACCTTTACAGaagcaacacaaaacaaaaaactgtatgACCTAATCCATCAAGGttagacaacaacaacaaattaaaaaaaaaaaactgactaaGACCAGAGGATAAAACTGCAACAAACTAGTGTGTGTCTTTTTGGGGCATCTGTAAGTCACCCAGGTTAAGGATCATCTGCTGAGCAAAGGCATCGCCATTCATCTTgggtgaacacacaaacacaaagggcCAGAGGTGTCCTTCCCATCATGCTTGTTAGGTGATCGCTGCGGTGTGGTCAATGCCACAGCCACTGTTGCTACaacagagctttttttttttttgctgtggcAGGCTGTATTTTTATGGAGCAACTGAAAGAACGCTGACGACTCAAGAGCAGAGCTGCTTACGGTTACAGagagacaacacacacacacacacaaacacggagGACGGGATGTGAGGACAGGGATGGCAGAAGAGCTGAGAAGCGGTGGAGATGAGTAGAATATGGTtggaaggcaaaaaaaaaaaaaaaagatgagaaagtcaggagggagaaaaaagatAGCAAGgtgaagacagaaaagaagaggaggaggaagaggagaggggcGCTGGTGGTGAAGGAGGACTGAAAGAATGCTGACGTCTCCAGAGCTGATTAGCGTTACACAGAGACATCACACCCACAGCCGAGAAAAATGCTGAGTATGGAGAGAGGACACGGTGTGAGGAGACGAGGGGGGGTGCAAATGACAagggagaaagaagagaagaaaaagagaagcaaGTGAATagggaggagcaggaggaggagaaggacagAGGAGGAAGGGGGGTGGGAAAGCATTTCGGTGAAAATGCATCCTCAACACATTTGTAAGAGCTTAGCTGTGGAGTACAGAGAgtgggggagagagaggaggaggacgtgTAGGGGGataaagcccccccccccaaaaccctGAACTCAGCAACGACCACAACTAAAACCTCCAATTAGAAAAGTTCTGAAGCTGATCCAATGCAATGAAAACACTGCTGaccacctccctctcccctcgaCCTTCTTCAACACacaacaataaagaaaagaCGTCACATCTCTTCCTGTTGACAAATCAAATCCCACAGAAGGGACAGGGGGATAGTCTTGCAAATAAGAGCTATTGATAATAAAACCAATGCATCCACACTCAGACttgggaaaaaaattaataaattcaaGCATTTATTTTCCCCAAGGCTCATATTGCAACTCCCCGGGCAAACATTTCAGCGACAACTATCTGTCGGCTGACCGTGTTTCTCAACGAAAAATAGTTCCACAACGAAAGTGGCAATGATAGAAGTTAACCACCCTCTGGATGTCCTTGTGGGTTCAAGAATAATTTTATACTACCCTTTTTATCGATTACAGcaaaatgaaattaaacattCTTGATTGGGAGAAAAGTAACCTGACATATCCTCCTTCTCTCAggcctttttcttttgttccccAATCTGCATAAGAGACACGTTGATCC
This window contains:
- the LOC134629418 gene encoding transcription factor MafG-like isoform X1; translation: MLPQHSRYRFAMSPLLLVHSEEQGSCGMTTTNKGNKALKVKREPGENGTSLTDEELVTMSVRELNQHLRGLSKEEILQLKQRRRTLKNRGYAASCRVKRVTQKEELEKQKAQLQQEVDKLANENASMRVELDALRSKYEALQTFARTVARSPTVGVGVRAGGGGGGVASSVIGPLIPGKVATATSVITIVKSKTDTRS
- the LOC134629418 gene encoding transcription factor MafG-like isoform X2, encoding MTTTNKGNKALKVKREPGENGTSLTDEELVTMSVRELNQHLRGLSKEEILQLKQRRRTLKNRGYAASCRVKRVTQKEELEKQKAQLQQEVDKLANENASMRVELDALRSKYEALQTFARTVARSPTVGVGVRAGGGGGGVASSVIGPLIPGKVATATSVITIVKSKTDTRS